The genomic segment TTTGTCAATCTTTTATTTGCACTTGATAAAAAAATTACGAAACCGCACGCACCTTTGTATGTTGCAAAAGAAGAAGATCCGTGATATACTGAGACCGATGGAAACCTTTATCTGCAACGAATGCCCCAACAAATGCAACGTCAACCGCACAACCAGTGTAGGTATATGCGGCGTGGGCGTTTTGCCGCGCGTGAGCCGTGTGGGACTGCATCCGTGGGAAGAACCCGTCATTTCGGGCGAGAAAGGCAGCGGCACCATCTTCTTCGCGGGGTGCAATCTGCGTTGCGTATTTTGTCAAAACTACCAAATCAGCCATAGGCACGTAGGCAAGACCTACACCTATCGTGAGTTGGCGGACGCCATGCGTTCTTTGGTAGACCAAGGCGCGCACAATATCAATTTCGTCACCCCGTCGCACTACGCCTACGCCGTGGAGCGGGCGCTCGCTATCTATCGTCCGCCCGTCCCCGTGGTGTACAACTCCTCGGCCTACGACGACTTGGAAACGCTAAAACGCTTGGAAGGGTTGGTGGACGTGTATCTGCCCGACTACAAGTACGACGACCCCAATGTGGCGGCCAAATACTCGGGCGCAGAGGATTATCCCTCGGTCGCGTGGGCGGCCATTGCCGAAATGCACCGTCAGCAACCGAGGCTCGTAATAGAAGACGGCTTGATGAAGAAGGGCCTCGTCGTGCGCCACCTCGTATTGCCTACGATGAGCACGGAGTCTAAGCGCATCGTCGAAAAACTTTACAACGAATACGGCGATAGTATATACTTATCCGTGATGAGTCAGTACGTGCCCATGGGCGACGCGGCGGCCTATCCCGAAATCAACCGCACGCTCGTTCCGCTGGAATACACCCGCGTGGTGGCCGCGCTCAACCGCTTGGGCGCCACCAACGTCTTCGTACAGGACGCCGCGGCGGCTTCAGACGTGTACGTACCGCCCTTTGACGGCGAGTAGAGGTAAATATGGTCAAACGATACAGAAAAGAAGATCCGAATAGTTACGCCTTGGGCGCTACCCTTACCATCGAATTGCTGAAATGCCGCCCGAATATCGTCAACGCGGTCTATTATCACTCTCAATGCAAAGACGTGACGCCCTACGAAACCCTGTGCAAGGCGCACGGTATTCCGTTCATCCAAAGCGACAAAGCGTTCAATATCTTGTCGCAAAAAGAGAATTGTTTCGTCCTGGCGGACTTTCAAAAGCAATCCTTTGAGTTGGTGCAAAGCGCCAACCATTTGCTGTTGGTCAACCCCTCCAACGCGGGCAATCTGGGCACCATTCTGCGGTCGGCGGCCGCGTTCGGCGTGGAAGACGTAGCCGTCATCGCCCCCGCCGTAGACCTGTACGACCCCAAGACCGTCCGCAGTTCGATGGGCGCGGTGTTTCACCTACGCGTCAAGTATTATGACAGTCTGTCCGACTACCGGCGCGAAGCGGGCGAGCGGCACTTCTACCCCTTTATGCTCAAAGCCACCGAGACCTTGAAAAAGGTGACGCCCCTCTACCCTTGCACCCTCGTCTTCGGCAACGAAGCCACGGGACTGCCGGACGAATACCTGTCCCTCGGCACGCCCGTCATCATACGCCATACCGCCAACGTGGACAGCCTCAACCTGCCCATCGCCGCGAGTATCGCCCTATTCCAATTTTTCTCGGAAACGGACGATTGACGACGCGCGCCGCGAGCGCGACCTATGCAAAAGCCTTCGTCAAACGACGAAGGCTTTTTCGTTACACGATGGATGCGTTGCGCGATTTGCACGCCAAACGAGCACGCAAACCCCTAAATATCGTACTTACTCATCAAATAGGCCGGCGTATGCGACAACAGCACCAAGGGCGCCATCATATTGACGATCTGCGAGAGTATCACCATAAACGCGCCGCACACCAAGGCAAACCAAACGGGATAGTAGAACAAGACCACGCCCATCAAGGTCAAATTTTTGACGATTTGCAGATTGGAGATCAGTATCACGATGAAGGAACTGATGAGCCAGCCGCGCATAGCCGTGCACATACACGTCAAGCCCGATTCGAGGCTGATCTTGCCGTATATCGCGCCGCGGGACACGCCGATGGAACGGTATTGCGAATATAATTTCTGCTTGTTGATATAGTCGTTCTTGGCCATGCGGTACAGGCTGAACATTTGTATCAAAATCACGACGCCCGCCAGGACGATATACACGATTTTGCGCAAGACGGCGTCTTTGTAAAACGCCTTGCGTTTGAGCGCGTTGACGTCCTGCACGGCGTAGCCTTTTTTGTCGAGCGCGCGGCGAAGCGCCCCCGCGTCCTTGTTGAACAGCAACGTGCACTCGTGCATACCGCTGTTTTCCCGATTGTAAAAATGCACGGCAGGCAGTGCGGCATAGTCCTCGTCGCTGAGGTACAACACGGGCATATTGCGATTGACCACGCCCGCAAGGACATAGCTCTCCTCGGCCACATCCACCGATTCCACCTCTATCGCACCGTTGAGCGGCTCGTAATAGGTGCCTTTATACACGGTAACGGTAAGCTGCAACCCGACCAAGTCGCCCGCGTTGCGCGAGATACCGTCCAACGAGTTGCTGTTGACCATTCGGTTGTACAATAGTTTATCAATATACGCTTCCCCACGTTTCGCCGTGCCGCCCACCGCCGAATAGGGCATCACGCACATACTGTTGACGCTGCCCACGTCTATGAAGCGGCTTTGCGTGCCGAAGGACGCGTCGATATACGCCGAGTCTACGGAACGGTTGAGAACGACCGTGCCCGACGGCAAATCGGCGGGCAACGCGTCTTGGGTATACGACCCGCGTATGGCGACGACGCCGTCGTCTACGACGACGTTGGCGTCGCGGTTG from the Clostridia bacterium genome contains:
- a CDS encoding RNA methyltransferase, which codes for MVKRYRKEDPNSYALGATLTIELLKCRPNIVNAVYYHSQCKDVTPYETLCKAHGIPFIQSDKAFNILSQKENCFVLADFQKQSFELVQSANHLLLVNPSNAGNLGTILRSAAAFGVEDVAVIAPAVDLYDPKTVRSSMGAVFHLRVKYYDSLSDYRREAGERHFYPFMLKATETLKKVTPLYPCTLVFGNEATGLPDEYLSLGTPVIIRHTANVDSLNLPIAASIALFQFFSETDD
- a CDS encoding radical SAM protein yields the protein METFICNECPNKCNVNRTTSVGICGVGVLPRVSRVGLHPWEEPVISGEKGSGTIFFAGCNLRCVFCQNYQISHRHVGKTYTYRELADAMRSLVDQGAHNINFVTPSHYAYAVERALAIYRPPVPVVYNSSAYDDLETLKRLEGLVDVYLPDYKYDDPNVAAKYSGAEDYPSVAWAAIAEMHRQQPRLVIEDGLMKKGLVVRHLVLPTMSTESKRIVEKLYNEYGDSIYLSVMSQYVPMGDAAAYPEINRTLVPLEYTRVVAALNRLGATNVFVQDAAAASDVYVPPFDGE